The Pecten maximus chromosome 11, xPecMax1.1, whole genome shotgun sequence genome has a segment encoding these proteins:
- the LOC117338223 gene encoding zinc finger BED domain-containing protein 1-like codes for MAEKNKFDIVTNRKAKSTVWEHFGLKKIEGKLVENVAVCRMCMASVKYSGGTTNLSSHIRARHPNLRERSNDDTDSKNTQQSGSSGLASTTKETQVHDRKTSQCTLPTVIANKTPYPPGSRRATEITETITNFLINDMRPFKTVDTDCFRKMLHTLDPRYKVPGRKHFSQIAIPKKYEQVKGVVKGELQRADQVAITTDGWTSRATESYITITSTHINNEWQMVNYVLMTRCMPESHTGVNIAEFLKEAIAEWGIKEEPLYLVSDNASNMKKAAEVLGCDLHLGCFAHTLNLAAQKGLRVKAVSNLLAKIRKIVGFFHRSTVAAARLQTQATNLNLPNHKLVIDVPTRWNSAFDMLERYLEMQVAVVATLMSLANKDKDLKFLSDEEISLAEKVMEAMKPLKQATTMLCNEKSPTISIILPLHHKLVSVYKTSVTGETTAIVSLKAAIVGDLENRYDEKAHPSANSLLMKATVLDPRFKALPYLEEERRFTVYNDLVKDLASLNPQCLNMMIKKEPGALSESIVPNVEIQGERHVDTLPPLPSLPKQENQSAVESVPSTIDIPSTPKKAKQESFLNDLLGDVFVTKVENVKSPLQRAEIEVQKYKDLPSPTLESSPLQWWKENQNLFPLLSCAAKQLLCIPSTSVPSERVFSTAGDIVSSQRANLKASTVDMLIFLKKNCQL; via the exons ATGGCGGAGAAAAACAAGTTTGATATTGTGACCAACCGAAAAGCAAAATCAACGGTTTGGGAACATTTTGGACTGAAAAAAATTGAAGGCAAGCTTGTTGAAAATGTTGCCGTTTGTAGGATGTGCATGGCATCTGTTAAATACTCAGGTGGAACGACAAATCTGTCGTCCCATATCAGAGCCCGTCATCCAAATCTACGTGAGCGTAGTAATGACGACACTGACAGTAAAAATACACAACAATCTGGTTCCAGTGGCTTAGCTTCTACTACAAAGGAAACTCAAGTTCACGACAGAAAGACGTCTCAGTGTACCTTGCCAACAGTAATAGCAAATAAAACGCCATATCCTCCAGGCTCAAGACGTGCAACAGAAATAACGGAAACCATTACCAATTTCCTTATTAATGACATGAGGCCATTTAAAACAGTTGACACAGACTGTTTCAGGAAGATGCTACACACATTAGATCCAAGGTACAAAGTTCCAGGTCGGAAGCATTTTTCACAAATTGCAATTCCAAAAAAATACGAACAAGTAAAGGGTGTTGTGAAAGGAGAACTCCAAAGGGCTGATCAg GTTGCCATCACAACTGATGGGTGGACATCAAGAGCCACAGAAAGTTACATTACCATAACCTCAACCCATATAAACAATGAATGGCAGATGGTGAACTATGTGTTGATGACAAGATGTATGCCAGAAAGCCACACAG GAGTAAACATTGCAGAATTTTTGAAGGAAGCTATTGCAGAATGGGGTATCAAAGAAGAGCCATTGTACCTAGTGTCTGACAATGCCAGTAATATGAAGAAGGCAGCTGAAGTGCTTGGTTGTGATCTTCACCTTGGATGCTTTGCTCACACACTGAACTTAGCAGCCCAAAAAGGGCTTAGAGTTAAAGCTGTTTCAAACCTGTTAGCAAAAATTAGGAAAATTGTTGGCTTTTTTCATCGCAGCACAGTGGCAGCTGCTCGCTTGCAAACTCAAGCTACAAATCTAAATCTGCCAAATCACAAATTGGTCATTGATGTTCCAACCAGATGGAACAGTGCATTTGACATGCTAGAACGTTATCTCGAAATGCAGGTTGCAGTTGTAGCAACTCTCATGTCTCTGGCAAACAAAGACAAAGACTTAAAGTTTCTGTCTGATGAAGAAATAAGCCTTGCTGAAAAAGTAATGGAGGCAATGAAACCACTAAAACAGGCTACCACCATGCTGTGCAATGAAAAAAGTCCAACAATTTCAATAATTCTGCCCCTTCACCACAAACTTGTAAGTGTCTATAAAACATCAGTGACTGGGGAAACTACTGCCATTGTCTCTTTAAAGGCAGCTATAGTTGGTGACCTAGAAAATAGGTATGATGAGAAAGCTCATCCATCTGCAAACAGCTTGTTAATGAAAGCCACTGTGCTTGATCCCAGGTTTAAGGCACTGCCTTATCTTGAGGAAGAAAGAAGATTCACTGTTTACAATGATCTTGTGAAAGATCTTGCTTCCCTGAACCCTCAGTGTCTGAATATGATGATAAAAAAAGAGCCAGGGGCACTTTCAGAGTCTATAGTCCCTAATGTTGAAATTCAAGGTGAAAGACATGTAGACACTCTTCCCCCTTTACCCTCTTTACCTAAACAGGAAAATCAGTCAGCAGTTGAATCTGTTCCTTCCACCATCGATATACCATCAACCCCCAAAAAGGCAAAACAAGaatcatttttaaatgatttacttGGAGATGTGTTTGTCACCAAAgtggaaaatgtaaaaagtcCATTACAAAGGGCTGAAATTGAAGTGCAGAAATATAAAGATCTGCCTTCTCCAACCCTTGAAAGTAGCCCACTGCAATGGTGGAAGGAAAATCAGAATCTGTTTCCTCTTCTCTCTTGTGCTGCAAAACAACTACTATGTATCCCAAGTACAAGTGTTCCCTCAGAAAGGGTATTTAGTACTGCTGGGGATATAGTTTCAAGCCAAAGGGCAAATCTAAAAGCAAGCACTGTTGACATGCtgatatttcttaaaaaaaactgCCAGTTGTAA